One window of the Pristiophorus japonicus isolate sPriJap1 chromosome 23, sPriJap1.hap1, whole genome shotgun sequence genome contains the following:
- the LOC139235309 gene encoding gastrula zinc finger protein XlCGF8.2DB-like — MCGKGFIQSSDLLKHQRVHTGERPFPCSECGKGFTQSSDLLAHQRVHTGEMPFTCSECGKGFTVSSSLLSHQRVHTGERPFTCSECGKRFTRSSNLLAHQRVHTGEMPFTCSECGKRFARSSSLLRHQRVHK, encoded by the coding sequence atgtgtggcaagggattcattcagtcatccgacctgctgaaacaccagcgagttcacaccggggagaggccgttcccctgctctgaatgtgggaaaggattcactcagtcatccgacctgctggcacaccagcgagttcacactggtgagatgccgttcacctgctctgagtgtgggaaaggattcactgtgtcatccagcctgctgagtcaccagcgagttcacactggggagaggccgttcacctgctctgaatgtgggaagcgattcactcggtcatccaacctgctggcacaccagcgagttcacactggggagatgccgttcacctgctctgagtgtgggaagcgattcgctcggtcatccagcctgctgagacaccagcgagttcacaagtga